The following coding sequences lie in one Apium graveolens cultivar Ventura chromosome 1, ASM990537v1, whole genome shotgun sequence genomic window:
- the LOC141667603 gene encoding acetyl-coenzyme A carboxylase carboxyl transferase subunit alpha, chloroplastic-like: MFIGQQKGRNTKENIMPNFGMPNPMGGIHHHGLSCRARYKHFKSVAFVGKGKARADDDDVDDGVGSERTESDDGNDRDMSVPYNVVSRGSLIIKG, translated from the exons ATGTTCATTGGTCAACAGAAGGGTAGAAACACAAAGGAGAACATTATGCCCAATTTCGGAATGCCTAACCCCATGG GTGGTATACATCATCATGGGTTGTCCTGCAGGGCCAGGTACAAACATTTCAAATCCGTAGCTTTTGTTGGAAAG GGAAAGGCCCGGGCTGACGACGATGATGTTGATGATGGTGTGGGCAGTGAAAGGACAGAATCCGATGACGGCAATGACCGAGATATGAGTGTGCCTTATAACGTAGTCTCTCGTGGCAGTCTTATAATTAAGGGTTAA